The Gammaproteobacteria bacterium sequence ATTATGGATCATAAAGGCCATTTGTTGGCTGTTAGCGAGCTTAATATCGTTGATGTTATCACTGCTGATGTACAGCCACAGTCAGGGTTGACGCCCTACGTACGCTTTCAAAACACGGTTGTTATCTTGTTAGCCTTGGGCATATTGTTGTTAGCCAGTTTACTTAAACGTCGACTTATCGTTGATTAGTTGGGGCTTAGTCGGCTGCTCTGCTAACATTCACCCTTAAGATGTGTATGGCGTTCGCCACAGCATGGTATCTACCGGAATACGAGGTGCAATGAGTAACGAATACAATGCCGCCGAGATAGAGCAAGCGGTGCAGTCTTATTGGCAGACAAGCAGAAGCTTTGCTGCGATCGATAATCACAGCGGCGATAATTTCTATTGCCTATCAATGTTCCCCTATCCCAGTGGTCGCCTGCATATGGGCCACGTACGCAATTACACTATTGGTGATGTTATTAGCCGTTATCAGCGTATGTGTGGCAAAAACGTGTTGCAGCCGATGGGC is a genomic window containing:
- a CDS encoding apolipoprotein N-acyltransferase, encoding IMDHKGHLLAVSELNIVDVITADVQPQSGLTPYVRFQNTVVILLALGILLLASLLKRRLIVD